GTGCATAAAAACGGTGTGCTGTAGCAGATGACACAAACACCCCTGCCGCTGCCATCTTGGTTCAATCCAGTAGCAGTCATGCCCTCGTGTGTGGTGCAGGCTCCGTACCAACCAGTGATGCATCCATTTTTATCGTCACAAGTCAGTGATTCGATGTCTGTCAATTAAATTTCATTCCTTGCTCATCAACTGGTAGATTTTCTGTGCAAAAAATAAGGATCTGGATCCTCTTTAGAAAGTTGCCCATGAATCTTATTTAATAGCCTGGTTGTGGTAGATCGCACTGCTCCCCTTGTCCTCTTCATTCATGCACTGCCATCATTCATGCCTCTCTTTGTCCTTGCCCCTCAGTGAAGTTTGCAATCCAACATAATCTTGTTCATTATCTGTCAGATTATTTTCCTGGTTTCGGCACCAGTTTGAAAGGTGCAGGTGAAAAACAGTCCTTGTGCATGTCTTTCATTCTAATACTTTcattgcttttttatttacaaactAATAGTCTTATCTTTTTAATTAGgctttaatatgtttttaactcttattaattctattttattacatttgatTTTTAGTTATCTTATTTGTGGTTTACTTGGCTTATTTTTACATGGTTCATTAAGGTCCTTTTATAatcttttattaaatttttattgGTAAAGagtgttttaactttttatttgctattttattattgtttattgtatttatttatttgatttttcttaTCACATCTTGGTGTTTTAGTTCACTAGTGTTTGAAAAAGTTTGAACAGTTTGAACAGTGTATTCTTATTGTTCCATCATTAACATGTTGTAATATTTTCTAACAgagtcagaagaagaagaactcagGATGGTTCTAGTTGGGAAAACTGGATCTGGAAAGAGTTCAGCAGGAAACACCATCTTAGGAGAAAAGGCTTTTAAATCAACAATGAGTCCTTCCTCAGTAACTTCAGAGTGTCAGAAAGAAACAGGCTTGTTTGATGGTCAGACACTGGCTGTGGTTGATACTCCAGGTCTGTTTGACACCAGAATAAGTCAAGAACAAGTGATAACAGAGATCGGTAGATGCATCTCATTCTCTGCTCCTGGACCTCATGTGTTCCTGGTGGTGATTCAACCAAACAGattcacagaagaagaacagaaaacagtgaaacTCATTCAGGAGATCTTCGGAGAAGAAGCAGCTCGTTACACGATGGTCTTGTTCACTCATGGAGACGAtctggaggaagatgaagtTTCAATCAAAGAATACTTAGATAATCAGCCTCTCAGTGACTTCATTAAACGGTGTGGAGGAAGATTTCATATCTTCAACAATAGAGACAAAGATCCATCTCAGGTCAGAGAGCTGGTAAAAAAGATCAACTCAATGGTTcagagaaatggaggaagaTGCTACACCAACGACATGTTCAGAGAAGCTGAGAGAGCCATAAGAGAAGAGATAGAAAAACTACAGAGAGAAAATCCAAACATGAAGATTGAAGAAGCAAGAAAACGAGCtgagagaaaaaacaagttCATCAAGCTCTTTATTAcggctgctggagctgctgc
This window of the Mugil cephalus isolate CIBA_MC_2020 chromosome 16, CIBA_Mcephalus_1.1, whole genome shotgun sequence genome carries:
- the LOC125022111 gene encoding GTPase IMAP family member 7-like — translated: MAKYALFESEEEELRMVLVGKTGSGKSSAGNTILGEKAFKSTMSPSSVTSECQKETGLFDGQTLAVVDTPGLFDTRISQEQVITEIGRCISFSAPGPHVFLVVIQPNRFTEEEQKTVKLIQEIFGEEAARYTMVLFTHGDDLEEDEVSIKEYLDNQPLSDFIKRCGGRFHIFNNRDKDPSQVRELVKKINSMVQRNGGRCYTNDMFREAERAIREEIEKLQRENPNMKIEEARKRAERKNKFIKLFITAAGAAAGAAAGIGIEIAIGASIGAVGGPVGAAVGALVGVVVGSTLMAVKKKQCVIQ